In the genome of Hymenobacter cellulosivorans, one region contains:
- a CDS encoding DUF1990 domain-containing protein, translating into MSSKPTATTAPPLWEVQRARLEAYRNAKVNFDLERTAEYTADNGWRIDDYETELPAEQPGPPEQHGSWQAGQTILRNYTFPPSDLITGIFVPDTPLEERTMVLRGRFLFFTFWFGVRIGGVTDETRTLPDGTQEQVWGYNYYTLEGHFERGQIEFTIHKNLATGRVVFHIHAFSQVGRIRNPFYWLGFKLFGRMLQRRFSHESLRRLREQVVEMLETGATANRASDAARPVPAAALPQ; encoded by the coding sequence ATGTCTTCTAAGCCTACTGCCACCACCGCGCCGCCGCTCTGGGAAGTGCAGCGGGCCCGGCTCGAAGCCTACCGCAACGCCAAAGTTAACTTCGACCTAGAGCGCACCGCCGAATACACCGCCGACAACGGCTGGCGTATCGACGACTACGAAACCGAGCTGCCCGCCGAGCAGCCCGGCCCACCCGAGCAGCACGGCTCGTGGCAGGCCGGTCAAACGATTCTGCGCAACTATACCTTCCCGCCGTCCGATTTGATAACAGGCATCTTCGTGCCCGACACGCCCCTGGAAGAGCGCACGATGGTACTACGGGGCCGGTTTTTATTTTTTACCTTCTGGTTTGGGGTGCGCATCGGCGGCGTAACCGACGAAACCCGCACCCTGCCCGACGGCACCCAGGAGCAGGTGTGGGGCTATAATTACTACACCTTGGAAGGCCACTTCGAGCGGGGCCAGATCGAGTTTACCATCCACAAAAACCTAGCGACCGGGCGGGTCGTGTTCCACATTCACGCCTTTTCACAGGTGGGCCGCATCCGCAACCCGTTCTATTGGCTGGGTTTCAAGCTATTTGGCCGGATGTTGCAGCGCCGCTTTTCCCACGAGTCGCTCAGGCGGCTACGGGAGCAGGTGGTGGAAATGCTCGAGACCGGTGCTACGGCCAACCGCGCATCCGACGCTGCTCGTCCCGTACCTGCTGCCGCACTTCCGCAATAA
- a CDS encoding glycosyltransferase family 39 protein encodes MVTTQQPATKQYLGWLLVFVLVKMGLQYLVVHPIYELHRDEFLHLDQGNHLAAGYVSVPPLSAWVAALIQLLGNSEFWVHFFPALFGALTMAVVWAAVHELGGGLYAKILAATAVLLSAILRLNQLFQPNSFDVLAWTTAYYCLIRMVRDDDAGQWRWPVALGAAVGLGMLNKYNLVFWAAGVVPALLLTPQRRLLLQPQTYWAVLVALLVFLPNLLWQYQHAWPVLWHMQELRRSQLVHVERADFIKEQLLFFFNSLAVLVAAVVGLVRYRPLRPYRFVGLAVLFTLLLFIATRAKGYYAIGLYPILLAIGSVYLEQLLQHDWRRYLRPALLVVLVLLFVPLLRVAFPLQTPEEIHRNPGTYEKLGMLRWEDGQNHALPQDFADMISWREMAGLALQGYQQLTPAQQQHLIIITDNYGEAGALNFYNHGRMPAAVSYNADYAYWFPPLEGLQTVILVTEDPLEADDAIHFKSSTLVGRVQNPLAREKGTAVYMLHGPDSAIIAEVRQQVRDEQRRMRGWP; translated from the coding sequence ATGGTAACCACCCAACAACCAGCCACCAAGCAGTATCTGGGCTGGCTCCTGGTTTTTGTACTCGTCAAGATGGGACTGCAGTACCTGGTGGTACACCCCATCTACGAGTTGCACCGGGACGAATTTCTGCACCTTGACCAGGGCAACCACCTGGCGGCCGGCTACGTGTCGGTGCCACCGCTTTCGGCCTGGGTTGCGGCCCTGATTCAGCTGCTGGGCAACTCCGAGTTCTGGGTGCACTTTTTCCCGGCCTTGTTTGGTGCCCTGACCATGGCCGTGGTGTGGGCCGCGGTACATGAGCTGGGCGGCGGGCTTTACGCCAAAATCCTGGCGGCCACAGCTGTGCTGCTGTCGGCCATTCTGCGCCTGAATCAGCTGTTCCAGCCCAACTCCTTCGACGTGCTGGCCTGGACGACGGCCTACTACTGCCTCATCCGGATGGTGCGCGACGACGACGCGGGGCAGTGGCGCTGGCCGGTGGCCCTGGGCGCAGCGGTAGGCCTGGGCATGCTTAATAAGTACAACCTGGTGTTCTGGGCCGCCGGCGTGGTGCCAGCCTTGCTGCTCACGCCCCAGCGCCGCCTGCTGCTTCAGCCCCAAACGTACTGGGCCGTGCTGGTGGCCCTGCTGGTGTTCTTGCCCAACCTGCTCTGGCAGTACCAGCACGCCTGGCCGGTGCTCTGGCACATGCAGGAGCTACGGCGCAGCCAGCTGGTACACGTTGAGCGGGCCGACTTTATCAAGGAGCAGCTGCTCTTTTTCTTCAATAGTCTGGCGGTGCTGGTGGCGGCCGTCGTAGGACTGGTGCGTTACCGGCCGCTGCGGCCCTACCGGTTTGTGGGCCTGGCGGTGCTTTTCACACTCCTGTTGTTTATAGCCACGCGGGCCAAAGGGTACTATGCTATTGGCCTCTACCCGATCCTGCTGGCCATAGGCAGCGTGTACCTGGAACAACTACTGCAGCACGACTGGCGGCGCTACCTACGCCCCGCCTTGCTGGTAGTGCTGGTGCTGCTGTTTGTGCCGCTGCTGCGGGTGGCGTTTCCGCTGCAGACGCCCGAAGAAATTCACCGTAACCCTGGCACGTACGAGAAGCTCGGGATGCTGCGCTGGGAAGATGGTCAAAACCACGCGCTGCCCCAGGACTTTGCCGACATGATTAGCTGGCGCGAAATGGCCGGCCTGGCCCTGCAAGGCTATCAGCAGCTCACGCCCGCGCAGCAGCAGCACCTGATTATCATCACCGACAACTACGGCGAGGCTGGGGCCCTGAACTTCTACAACCACGGCCGGATGCCCGCTGCCGTGTCGTACAACGCCGACTACGCGTACTGGTTTCCGCCGCTGGAAGGGCTGCAAACGGTGATACTGGTAACCGAAGACCCACTGGAGGCCGACGACGCCATTCACTTCAAAAGCTCTACGCTGGTCGGGCGGGTGCAAAACCCACTGGCCCGCGAAAAAGGCACCGCCGTGTACATGCTGCACGGACCCGATTCGGCCATTATTGCGGAAGTGCGGCAGCAGGTACGGGACGAGCAGCGTCGGATGCGCGGTTGGCCGTAG
- a CDS encoding PIG-L family deacetylase — protein sequence MNQTLRKLMLGLLLLACKPVAAASLAIYVSGHPDDWQLFMSPDAYQDLTGPDTRVVFIYLTSGDQDLRGGGQGAIPLYLARENGALRSSSFASSLAQAPKLNSLHPSESVLLNRHRVTRYSYPNAVHYFLRMPDVADWQSITHIDLFHQRPLPLRTIDGATTYANWADLAATLRAIILTESRGAAAFRLNALDPDVRYNPEDHPDHRNAGALALEACHGLKARIKLFQGYATGLYPENLTDEEKLNESALFALAASATTEAGYDNTWEYWHKGFIGKNYYRLYYDPGSLQTGVLPSFDGVPVALNTASTFSLEYISPPGHSDADQNMVMQAFDRASELISYHKRHFNNMHLLVYAALLMGGFCLGLLVMKRRPVAEPTPQVLHHATA from the coding sequence ATGAACCAGACGCTACGGAAACTGATGCTGGGGCTGCTGTTGCTGGCCTGCAAGCCGGTTGCGGCTGCCAGCCTTGCTATTTATGTCAGCGGCCACCCCGACGACTGGCAGCTTTTTATGAGTCCTGATGCCTACCAGGACCTGACCGGTCCCGATACCCGGGTAGTGTTCATCTACCTGACTTCCGGCGACCAAGACCTGCGGGGTGGCGGGCAGGGCGCTATTCCGCTGTACTTGGCCCGGGAAAACGGGGCGTTGCGCTCCAGCAGCTTTGCTTCCAGTCTGGCCCAGGCTCCCAAACTGAACTCCCTGCATCCGAGCGAGTCGGTGCTTCTCAACCGGCACCGCGTGACGCGGTATAGTTACCCGAACGCAGTGCACTACTTCCTGCGCATGCCCGACGTAGCCGATTGGCAAAGTATCACGCATATTGACCTGTTTCACCAGCGCCCCCTGCCCCTGCGCACCATCGACGGGGCTACTACGTACGCCAACTGGGCCGACCTGGCGGCAACGCTGCGGGCTATTATATTGACTGAAAGCCGGGGAGCAGCGGCCTTTCGCCTCAACGCCCTCGACCCGGACGTGCGCTACAATCCCGAAGACCACCCCGACCATCGCAACGCTGGTGCGCTGGCCTTGGAAGCCTGTCACGGCCTGAAAGCCCGCATCAAGCTATTTCAGGGCTATGCCACGGGTTTGTACCCCGAAAACCTGACGGATGAGGAAAAGCTCAACGAGTCGGCCTTGTTTGCCCTGGCGGCCAGCGCCACCACCGAGGCCGGCTACGACAACACCTGGGAATACTGGCACAAAGGCTTCATCGGCAAAAACTACTACCGCCTGTACTACGACCCGGGTAGCCTGCAGACCGGCGTACTACCTTCCTTTGACGGGGTGCCGGTAGCCCTGAACACGGCCAGCACTTTTTCGCTCGAATATATTTCGCCGCCGGGCCACTCCGATGCCGACCAGAATATGGTAATGCAGGCGTTTGACCGGGCCAGCGAGCTTATATCCTACCACAAGCGCCATTTCAACAACATGCACTTACTCGTGTATGCGGCCCTACTGATGGGAGGGTTTTGCCTCGGCCTGCTGGTGATGAAACGGCGGCCCGTGGCCGAGCCCACACCGCAGGTGCTGCACCACGCCACGGCATAG
- a CDS encoding CotH kinase family protein, whose translation MGTPQTNSAYQVTAQGQRFTLYFTQLPVVHLDARNPIVDSPSTYAKFTLAEPNGTVTELSAGVEIRGAYSQTYPKKSYELSLWNDTTGATSRDARLLQMRTDNKWNLQALYNEPLRLRSKVANEVWLDMHQIYYKASEPDAKNGIATAYVEVFVNNEYKGIYSLTERVDRKQLKLKKYDKGIKGELYKGSSWDGAVTFTALPPYDNTSETWGGFEYKHPEEEINWSNLYAFVGFVKSSSDQEFYSRYQEQLKLDNAVDYYIFLNLLRATDNTGKNLYIAKYKTGEPYFFVPWDLDGVFGTDWQGLNSPTTDDLLSNGLFDRLSQDCAANGFRSALSRRWTQLRTTVLTEDRLRAKFAAAHNYLQANNVYARERHAWRDFTYSPDQLTYMNTWLHDRLAYLDVAFTQPCSSPTLATATSQKTDALTLYPNPANDYIIVTATEPYELCVRDLRGQMLLRVQGRGRQEKITLGTLAKGLYVATITGAGSVRTQKLVIN comes from the coding sequence TTGGGGACTCCCCAAACGAACTCGGCGTACCAGGTAACAGCGCAAGGACAACGCTTCACGCTGTATTTCACCCAGCTTCCGGTCGTGCATCTGGACGCCCGCAACCCCATCGTCGATAGCCCGAGCACTTACGCCAAATTCACGCTGGCCGAGCCCAATGGCACAGTTACCGAGCTGTCGGCGGGGGTCGAAATCCGCGGGGCGTACTCCCAGACCTATCCTAAGAAATCCTACGAGCTCAGCCTGTGGAATGACACGACCGGCGCCACCAGCCGCGACGCGCGCCTGCTGCAGATGCGGACCGATAACAAGTGGAACCTGCAGGCTTTGTACAATGAGCCCCTGCGCCTGCGCAGCAAAGTAGCCAATGAGGTATGGCTGGACATGCACCAGATTTATTATAAAGCCAGTGAACCAGATGCCAAAAATGGTATTGCTACGGCTTACGTGGAAGTATTTGTTAATAACGAATACAAGGGCATTTATTCGCTGACGGAGCGCGTTGACCGTAAACAACTGAAATTAAAAAAATACGACAAAGGAATTAAGGGAGAGCTTTACAAAGGCAGCAGCTGGGATGGAGCCGTAACGTTTACGGCGCTGCCGCCCTACGATAATACCAGTGAAACCTGGGGCGGGTTTGAGTATAAACATCCCGAGGAAGAAATTAACTGGTCCAATCTGTATGCCTTCGTAGGCTTTGTTAAAAGTAGCTCAGACCAGGAATTTTACAGCCGTTATCAGGAGCAATTGAAGCTTGATAACGCCGTAGATTATTATATTTTTTTAAACCTGTTACGAGCCACGGATAACACGGGTAAAAACCTGTATATCGCCAAGTACAAGACCGGAGAGCCCTACTTTTTCGTGCCCTGGGACCTGGACGGCGTGTTTGGCACCGACTGGCAGGGCCTCAACTCTCCCACGACGGATGATTTGCTTAGCAACGGCCTGTTCGACCGTCTCAGCCAGGATTGCGCCGCCAACGGGTTCCGGTCGGCGCTGAGCCGGCGCTGGACCCAGCTACGCACCACCGTCCTGACCGAAGACCGGCTTCGGGCGAAGTTTGCCGCCGCTCACAACTACCTGCAAGCCAACAATGTGTATGCGCGGGAGCGGCACGCCTGGCGCGACTTCACGTACAGCCCCGACCAGCTTACGTATATGAATACCTGGCTCCATGACCGCCTCGCCTACCTCGACGTGGCCTTTACCCAGCCCTGCAGCAGCCCGACGCTGGCTACCGCTACAAGCCAGAAAACGGATGCGCTTACGCTGTACCCAAACCCGGCCAATGACTACATAATAGTAACGGCCACCGAACCGTATGAGCTTTGTGTTCGGGACTTGCGGGGCCAGATGCTGCTCCGGGTCCAAGGCCGAGGCCGCCAGGAAAAGATAACCCTAGGAACGCTGGCCAAGGGCCTGTACGTAGCTACCATCACGGGGGCCGGTTCGGTCAGGACACAAAAGCTGGTTATCAACTAG